A window from Heteronotia binoei isolate CCM8104 ecotype False Entrance Well chromosome 15, APGP_CSIRO_Hbin_v1, whole genome shotgun sequence encodes these proteins:
- the LOC132583843 gene encoding uncharacterized protein LOC132583843 isoform X2 produces the protein MSQIVPKSKAPGADFCGVDKYYYIVRSDLGCYMRANNFNHGYDLEVFSLHTSCWGGDHYLAYEDGSFYIIKGNKYRCVSNMTTDNNAVVVYSLHPSCQGGDHYFSAFGHFYIIFQGRGVYHRVTNLNTDNNAVEYTLHPDCQNGLYYWGIKDYYYFVKPHYEWGIRYYKCTDFHQNLGAVTYSFHGSVVPFIPGGLAINEGPAFGRWEAIKTIFNDTNSPIVWSKITKKVGYKKKKMDSVEQNWEMSAFYEPGALAEAIAKFQFSLPAEYGGEAVQTQQENWSEATEVEESVNVTLQPRSQMYVWQYQLGFGSDPVLFCRALMFTNETTPPTIVPLLPSNK, from the coding sequence ATGTCTCAAATAGTCCCCAAAAGCAAAGCTCCAGGAGCCGATTTCTGCGGAGTGGATAAATACTATTACATTGTCCGCTCTGACCTGGGCTGCTACATGAGGGCAAACAATTTCAACCACGGCTATGACCTGGAAGTGTTTAGCTTGCATACTTCTTGTTGGGGTGGGGATCACTACTTAGCCTATGAGGATGGCTCCTTCTACATCATCAAAGGAAACAAGTACCGCTGTGTCTCTAACATGACCACGGATAATAATGCTGTCGTCGTGTACAGCCTTCACCCCAGCTGTCAAGGAGGGGATCACTACTTCTCTGCCTTTGGACACTTCTACATTATTTTCCAAGGCAGAGGTGTTTACCACAGGGTCACTAATTTGAATACAGATAATAATGCAGTTGAATATACTCTTCATCCAGATTGCCAGAATGGCCTTTATTACTGGGGTATTAAGGATTATTACTACTTTGTAAAACCACACTATGAATGGGGGATCCGATACTATAAGTGCACTGACTTCCATCAAAACCTAGGTGCTGTAACCTATTCCTTCCATGGGAGTGTGGTCCCCTTTATCCCTGGAGGGCTGGCCATTAATGAAGGTCCAGCTTTTGGGAGATGGGAAGCGATCAAGACCATCTTCAATGACACCAACAGTCCCATTGTATGGAGCAAGATCACTAAGAAGGTGggatacaagaagaagaagatggacagtGTGGAGCAGAACTGGGAAATGAGTGCCTTCTATGAGCCAGGAGCCCTTGCTGAAGCCATTGCCAAGTTCCAGTTCTCCCTCCCTGCTGAATATGGCGGGGAAGCTGTCCAAACCCAGCAGGAAAACTGGAGTGAAGCCACGGAGGTGGAGGAATCTGTTAATGTGACCCTGCAGCCCAGAAGCCAGATGTATGTATGGCAATACCAGCTGGGCTTTGGCAGTGATCCTGTCTTGTTTTGCCGTGCCCTGATGTTTACCAATGAGACCACCCCACCCACAATTGTCCCTCTGCTACCTTCGAATAAGTGA